A region of Nitrospinota bacterium DNA encodes the following proteins:
- a CDS encoding ATP-binding protein: protein MATLARTKMLIIEGSSPLRARLKSLFSERGFKVTALASPEKGIHELTVHHFDIALTRCVATGTKGLKILLDGKLLRPDSIFILMASHVTSEGAIMALRAGAADLLREPFTDTNVLEAVETALIPKRDAINARRMFCCLKREEREFMFPSDEAAIGPAVDLLVENLYRAGVCTQMETRLVAMALTEAIANAVYHGNLTISPHLKIHLSNEEFSKEISRRMACEKTKSRKIHIKYAITPNEARYVISDDGKGFDYKGALAVAAPSDRDRSGGRGLFLLKKIMDEVTYNEKGNEVTLIKRARRKQAGA from the coding sequence ATGGCTACCCTTGCCCGCACGAAAATGCTGATCATCGAAGGCTCGTCCCCACTTAGGGCGCGGTTAAAAAGCCTTTTTTCGGAGCGGGGTTTTAAGGTCACGGCGCTGGCCTCCCCGGAGAAGGGCATCCATGAGCTAACCGTCCATCATTTCGACATAGCTCTAACCCGGTGCGTGGCCACCGGCACCAAGGGGCTGAAAATATTGCTGGATGGCAAACTTCTACGGCCCGACTCCATTTTCATCCTCATGGCCAGCCATGTGACCAGCGAGGGGGCCATAATGGCCCTGCGCGCCGGCGCGGCGGACCTATTAAGAGAGCCTTTCACCGACACCAATGTTTTAGAGGCCGTAGAAACGGCGCTCATTCCTAAACGGGACGCCATCAACGCCCGCCGGATGTTCTGTTGCCTGAAACGGGAGGAGCGTGAGTTCATGTTCCCCTCCGACGAGGCGGCCATAGGCCCGGCGGTGGACCTTCTGGTGGAGAACCTCTATCGCGCCGGGGTATGCACCCAGATGGAGACAAGGCTTGTGGCCATGGCTCTCACCGAGGCTATAGCCAACGCCGTGTACCACGGGAACCTGACCATAAGCCCACACCTGAAAATCCACCTTTCCAATGAAGAGTTCTCGAAGGAAATAAGCCGCAGGATGGCCTGCGAAAAAACCAAGAGCAGGAAAATCCACATTAAATACGCCATCACCCCAAACGAGGCGCGTTATGTGATAAGCGACGACGGCAAGGGGTTCGATTACAAGGGGGCTTTGGCGGTGGCGGCGCCTTCAGACAGGGACAGGAGCGGCGGCCGGGGCCTTTTCCTGCTCAAGAAGATTATGGACGAGGTGACCTACAACGAAAAAGGCAACGAAGTAACACTTATAAAACGCGCCCGGCGAAAACAGGCCGGGGCCTAA